In Eleutherodactylus coqui strain aEleCoq1 chromosome 11, aEleCoq1.hap1, whole genome shotgun sequence, a single window of DNA contains:
- the LOC136581703 gene encoding prokineticin receptor 1-like, producing MADSRNQSLENIYFWFEEDPKPSENIPFMVRLFIGVTLVCVILICGGGNLFFILNLVMYKNMQNVTNILIANLAVSDLLVAVICCPFEIDYYVVREQSWAFGHIICSSVIYLRMLSLYVSTNALLAIAIDRYLVIVHPLKPRMKLQTACGVLFLIWSSATVIAAPTAYFATEAVFDSSGGKVFCGQIWPADRALYYKSYSFFLLAVEFVIPVFIMSMCYIRISHELWFKSLPGEQTQQLRGQLQARKKSVLLLIAVLLAYVLCWSPFYSYAIVRDFFPGLLLRERYAIALYYIVECIAISNSIINTLCFVTGKNQIKCCFKILVNAWKKRTLSTKRHTMFKDCKSAVHPCAL from the exons ATGGCAGACTCGCGGAATCAAAGTCTAGAGAACATTTATTTCTGGTTTGAAGAAGATCCTAAACCAAGTGAAAACATCCCTTTTATGGTCAGATTGTTCATTGGAGTGACTCTTGTTTGTGTCATATTAATCTGTGGAGGAGGAAACCTGTTTTTCATCTTGAACTTGGTGATGTACAAGAACATGCAAAATGTGACTAATATTCTGATTGCCAATTTAGCAGTATCTGACCTTCTAGTAGCTGTAATCTGCTGCCCTTTCGAGATAGACTATTATGTTGTCCGTGAACAGTCATGGGCCTTTGGTCATATAATCTGCTCTTCGGTCATCTATTTGAGGATGCTTTCTCTCTATGTCTCAACTAATGCACTTCTCGCCATTGCTATAGACAG ATACCTTGTAATTGTGCACCCATTGAAGCCACGTATGAAGTTGCAGACAGCCTGTGGAGTTTTATTTCTTATTTGGTCATCTGCTACTGTGATTGCCGCTCCCACAGCTTATTTTGCTACAGAAGCTGTGTTTGATAGTTCTGGAGGGAAGGTTTTCTGTGGGCAGATTTGGCCTGCTGATAGAGCTCTGTACTATAAGTCTTACTCTTTTTTTCTGTTGGCTGTGGAATTTGTAATTCCTGTTTTCATTATGAGCATGTGCTATATCCGCATTAGTCATGAGCTTTGGTTCAAGAGCTTACCAGGTGAACAGACACAACAGCTCCGGGGCCAACTACAAGCTAGGAAAAAAAGTGTCCTGCTGTTGATTGCGGTGCTTTTGGCTTATGTTCTGTGCTGGTCACCATTTTATAGTTATGCCATTGTAAGAGATTTTTTCCCCGGTCTGCTGTTACGAGAGAGGTATGCTATTGCTCTTTACTATATTGTAGAGTGTATAGCTATTAGTAATAGTATCATCAACACTTTGTGTTTTGTGACtggaaaaaatcaaataaaatgtTGCTTTAAAATACTGGTTAACGCATGGAAGAAGAGAACTTTATCAACAAAAAGACACACTATGTTCAAAGACTGTAAATCAGCAGTGCACCCATGTGCTTTGTAG